From the genome of Trichosurus vulpecula isolate mTriVul1 chromosome 6, mTriVul1.pri, whole genome shotgun sequence:
ctgattctgggtggtagggcacattccacctgactgctggtctggttggtccacgctgctcatgctgggctctgctctcctcggctcccatctcccagctctgtgtgggatagacttcacccagagaccatccagactgtcctaggctggagccctgcttccctctgctgttttgtgggttctgccattctagaattggttcagagccatttttataggtttttgaaggtacttggcagggaggtcacgctagtccctgctttccagctgccatcttggctccacctccgaattctgttttctaatacaTTCTGCAACCtccttctattttatgggtaaagttcatcccattcacatttaaagtataattaaaagctatatatttccctccatcttattttcttctgttttttcttctttttctttttgccttgtcACTCCTCAGTGGAGAGGGAAAATCAGTGTTCTAACAATGGACCTTTAAATCCTCTGATATGTTGCCAATAGTTTGATTCTGGTACAATTACCCACTTTAGTAATTGCTGACATGTAAGACTTTAAACTTTACAAAATAGATTCACATACATAATCATGGTTAATTTTCACAATAATAGCATCTTAATTTTTTGAATGATAAAATTAAGGGTCAGAGTGATGAAATCACCTTCTCAGTGCCTCAAAACTAAGTatcagagacagtatttgaaccagCCTTTCTTTACTCCACATTCAATATAAGTGTTTGTTACACCACATTTTCTCATACCTTGAATCAAAAATGTAAAATCCTGTAACATCAAATGTTGGAGGTGTTTCTTATGGTGAAGAATTTTCAGAGATCAGTGACCTCTAGCAAGATATTGTGTGAGGTATTAAAGGTGGTGAGGCAGGCTTAAGGATTGCTAGTCTGGATGATATTTTTAGAAACataagatttagaattagaaaccATTCTGAGATCATCTACATCCAAACCATCATTTTATGGACGAAGATTCTGAGATACAGAAAGGGTAAGCGACTTACCTCAGTCAAAAACATAATTAGTAGCAgaacaaaaattagaaattaaatcttttgactccaatggggagctagctggtacagtggataaagagccagacctggagtcagaaagatttgagtccaaatcctgcctcagatctttacaatctgtgtgacctggggcaagtcacttaaccctgtttggatccatttcatcatctataaaatgagctggagaaagaaatggcaaaccattccagtatccttgtcaagaaaacccccaatggggtaatgaagaattggacattcctgaaacaactgaaaaataatttctgaCTCCTACCTGAGTATTCCCAGCAATCCTACTTAATGTTTAGACTACATTGCAATAGAGacatattgttttgttttatagacATTTCTTCATGTTTTCATAAATGAAAGGTTaaacatgtttaatatttttctacttGCAATTATAGtcaactaataaatgtttgtctgtATAAAGTTCTGAGTATGTACAGATAATTGAGAGAAACTGAGACATGTCACCTTAACTCTAAATTGTAATATTCTCCTCACTCAAACCTTTTACCATAGTTTATAACAAGCACTGAAGCCAAcagaattctctctccttccctttcatcAGTCAATCCTATATTGACGGTTTtgagaagaaatgaaatagtcAAAGGTGAAGCAGTAAGACAGAGAAAGGTAATCAAGGATAATGAGTAATGTGATATGGAAGGATATGTACTTTCAGTGGTAGAATTCCTCACATTTTTACATTTCTAAATACCTATTTGTGAAGCCAGTGGTCAGCAAATACTTTAAACATAGAATTTACTTTCCCTTTCATTAATCCCTTCCCCAATTCTTTATTCAAGGAAAGATTACTGCTTGATACAGGTACTGTCTTCAAAAATGCCATCAATCAGATGATTTCTTACCATTACTTATCAGTTTCTTATCATTACCATCAATtaaatgatttcttaattttGTGGCAGAGTTGGAGATACTGAAAAAACTGTAGGAGGTAATACCTGCTGGAAATCCTGATCAGTCAGTACTGGGTGTGATTGAGAATCTATCCAGATACTTGGGAAGAAGGTTGCTCATTATAAAATTCCCTCATTTCCATAGTCACAATTTCCATTGTGAGCTTTGCTTTTTTTGTGGCTTGTCAGTATAACTTCCTGAATCAAGTAATTTCAAGGAGAGTAGTTTACACAGTGGGTGATGATAAATGAGTTGCACTTTTTTGTGTGAGGGTTATGAGCCAGGGAGGTGGGAAATCCCCCAAAAATGTACAGCAAAGTGTATTTCATGTCTTTTGGAAACCTTTGAAGCAATGGTTACatttaaatagcatctatctagtTTTCCTAATCTTAGCTCCTATATAATCTTAGCACCACTAGTACCTAGACCAGTGGTAAAggcctttttatttcatttcctttaaagCTTATGTAGTAGGGTTTTTTCTAATGGGATgggggaattttttaaaattattcccaatttacataGTGTTCTAGCCTTCTTGTGGAAAAGGACAACATATGCTAGAATAAAACTTTATAGAGCAAATATCAAATAACAACGTGTTTCTCATCtgacttgtgaaaatcaatctgATTGCATTACAGTAAAATGGGAGTGTGTGGCTTTTCCTAGGTTAGAAAGACAgatgcaaagaccagagctgcagaTTTGAATTCTAGGCTAGAACTTGGGAAATATGTTTTTTCCCTGAAAACCAATTTGCTACATGACCAAAATGGTAAAATAGTTTTAAGTTGTTTATTTTCCATGTGTACaatattgttttgctttgtttggtCTTGTAAATAACATGGAATAAACATTCCCACAATcattcaaggaacttacttttttttattttatgttaactCCACTAGATGCACTTGAATGAAAGCTTCTGGGTGTGTTTATATAACTAATGGaaactccctctttctctgtatatatacatattgtatatatatatgatgtatacacacacaacccACTTTTTCTGAATGTATTGATGtagtatatattttcattttggcTAAAAGTTTTCTGATTCCTTGGATTTGACAAGTTATTTGAATTTTAGTTGGGGATGAGACTTAAAAAGGCTTTTTAGTGACTCAGAAAACCTCATGTACATCAGATAGTAGCTCTTTAAAAAGAACATTTGGTGGATTCAAGTGCAAATGAATCAGAATCAAATTGAATTCCAAGATTAAATTAGTTGTTAAATACAGTTAAGGAAAGACAATTAGGCATTTGAGCTTAGTGACAACATTTTGGGCATGTAACAAAacctcaatattttaaaaaaatattttcaagagcTCAGTAAATGTAAACCATAGGGAGATCTATATTTCCCACGGAGATAATCATCTAAGTCTCTGAATCACAGGGttgtgtgtgggtggggaggtATTGTGAGTGTGCTTGGAGGGAGCTCTATGCAAAAATATGTCTTCTAAATTTCATTTAAGATTTTGTATCTAAAATTGAGTTTTTTTCCTGGCCCTTTCAGAAATTTGTCATGTAGCTCCTGGGAGGAGCCGAGCAGGTAGCGGAGCCTCGTGTGAGAGGAGGCAGCACTGGCCAGTGCCAGGGCCCCAGACTGCGGAAGGGCAAGGGGAGAAGCGGTCGGCATTCCCGGCCTAGTACCCCGCCTCGGCGCCAGAGAGTGGACATGGCCCAGAACCTGAAGGACTTCGCGGGGCGGCTGCCCGCCGGGCCCCGTGGCATGGGCACGGCGCTGAAGCTGCTGTTCGGGGCCGGGGCCGTAGCCTATGGAGTCCGAGAGTCCGTGTTCACTGTGGAAGGTGGGCAAAGAGCCATTTTCTTTAACCGAATCGGTGGTGTGCAGCAGGACACCATCCTCTCGGAAGGACTACATTTCAAGATCCCCTGGTTCCAGTACTCCATCATCTATGACATTCGTGCCCGGCCCCGCAAGATCTCTTGTCCCACAGGCTCCAAAGACCTTCAGATGGTGAACATCTCCCTTCGAGTGCTCTCCCGACCCAATGCCCTGGAGCTGCCCAGCACGTACCAGCGCCTAGGCTTGGACTACGACGAGCGTGTGTTGTCCTCAATCGTGAATGAGGTGCTCAAGAGTGTTGTGGCCAAGTTTAACGCCTCACAGCTTATCACACAGCGGGCCCAGGTGTCCTTGTTGATCCGGCGGGAGCTGACAGAATGGGCCAAGGACTTCAGCCTCATTCTGGAAGATGTAGCCATCACAAAGCTGAGTTTCAGCACAGAGTATACAGCCGCAGTGGAGGCCAAGCAAGTGGCCCAGCAGGAGGCCCAGAGGGCTCAGTTTCTGGTGGAAAAGGCAAAACAGGAACAGCGACAGAAGATCGTACAAGCTGAGGGTGAACCTGAGGCTGCCAAGATGGCTTGGGGAAGCTCTGAGCAAGAACCCCGGCTACATCAAACTTCAGAAGATTCGAGCTGCCCAGAACATCTCCAAAACCATCGCCACATCTCAGAACCGAATCTATCTCACTGCTGAGAACCTTGTACTGAACTTGCAGGATGAAAGCTTCACTCGGGGAAGTGACAGCCTCATCAAGGGCAAGAAATAGAGACCTCCTCCTGACCTCCAGAGAAAGGTGATCTCTTCCTCCCTGAGTTAGTGATGGATGAACCGGCAGACGGGTCCACCTCCCTCACTCCCATCATCATGTGActttcctccaccaccaccaaccaCCCCTCCCCACTCGTTGGATAAATGAAGACTGACAGATGTTCCTTTACCTAATCCCCCTCCCCATATTTTTCTGGGGGCTTGGGGTATAAGGACTGTGTGATTTCTCAGTGATTTCCTCTCTAGCTGGTTTCCCTCCAACACCAGGAGGAGATAGCAGCTATCCCAGGAAttctcaataaatttttattacttaagtggaaaaaaaaaagaaaaagaaatttgtcaTCTAACCATAGACAAACCATTTTAATCATTctatatctcagtttccccatttaaaCCAATGTAGATACAACATCTGCCTCTGTATAAGAATGAAATGTCAAATTAGATATCAGCTGCAATATAAAGTTAATTTCTTTGATAACTGTTACCGTATTTGATGGtatgtttctattttttaaattatccatAATTTTGACTTGGCGATGACAGGGTAGACAGAGTCTATTGAATCTCATCTCTCATTGAAAGAAGTCCAGTTTCCCTGGGAGGTTGTATTGCCCAGTACTAATTTACTCAGGGCACCCTGCTCTTGATCACTCCCTGTGACCTAGTTGAGAgcattaattgttttgttttcctttgtgtcctTCCACAGGATGTAGTAAagtacctgaaacatagtaggtacttaataaatgtttgtgacgGGACTTAATTGGTGAAATCAGTTTAATAACATTGTAGACAGCtttaaacagaaaaggaagaggaatcagtgatgccaaaaataaataagctatggggtgtgtgtgtgtgtgtgtgtgtgtgtgtgttgggggtgaggGTTATGTGACTGTAGACAGCAAAGGATTAGAATGTTATCATGCTTAGTTGTCCAAGTTACACAATCACATAATCTCAGCATTAgaaatctaatccaacccttgtGCGAAGAAGAATTACCTTTATTACACACTTACCAGCCTTTACCTGATGTCTTCTAGTAAATGACAGCCTAATAGAACTGTACTGAAGTAGTCCATTCAGCTTCTGGATATCTAATAGCTGGGAAGTTCTTCCTCCTGTCAAGCTTAAATCTGGGCTTCCACCCACTGTGCCTATTTCTAACTTAAGGAACAAGCTGTATAAATCCAATATACCTTTCATTTGATAGCCTTTCAAGTACTTGGAGACAAATGCTATATTTTCCCTGTCTTATATTTTTCGAcgtaaacatctccagttctttcaactgattctcCTAATCAAGAGCTCAAAGATGAGTTTGTATGCTGATTGAAGGTATCTGAGCATCTcatgttttttttatctttttttttttttgcaattgttGCTCACCTCACCTCTgtttcctttcctatttctgtctacTAGCGGATTACTCCTCTTAGCAGTTTGAGTATGGAACATTTAATCTGAACACTTTAGGGATGCCTCAGACCATCCACTGTGGTATATGCTTCCCTGAATTCTGGCCAAACAGTAGTCCAGAGATGTAACTAGTTTATATGGTCCCTAGCTAGCAATTAACAACAAAGCCTTTATGATTACTGAGTGTGGTTTGCTTTCAAACAGTTATATTCTAAAAGTCTTTGTGGAACAGACCACAATCCCATTAAGGCAACATTTATGTTTCTGGTAGATTATCTGGATCATAGTGGCATTCCCCACAACAATCACTCAGGTCATTGAAAAAAGagacagggggtggagccaagatagcagagtaaaagcagggacttgcttgagctctcccccaaacccctccaaatacctttaaaaatgactctaaaaaaatctagagcagcagaacccacaaaaaaaagagtgaaacaaatttccagcccaagacagcctggaaagtgtacaggaaaggtctgttgcagcaCAGTGAGGGAGGCACACATTCCAGTGAATACCAGGCCCCAGTAAAgtcagagcaggcctcagggcaacagAATTACTGGGAGCAGTGGTGCTTTCCAAACTTCTCAGTCCACAGATgtcaaaaacaacttagaaggtcagcagtaAAGATTTGTTTGACCTGGGTGAGAGTAAAGTATAGTCCAGCACAGGATGCACCAGCATAagcccagccccagcaaaccaagagcaggtcttgggagtgactgaatcagtagaggcagcagcagtggctgctttgGGAGTTCTTAGACTACAGACAGTAAGAGGGTCaaacaattggtcagaaggagattatagggccTCCTTACTagaactgaggcaggactctgttgcattgccatACATGGATCTTGGTGACAATCCTGGGGAAAGGACCACTAACATAGCAGAGCTTGTAGCAGtagtggagtgggggtggggcagtcctcacagttccaaggcagaaaagagagcaGAGTCCAGGAGAGGAGGAAACACCTTTCCTGAGATGGTACCACCTTGGatgaattgaaaacttacagttCCCTAGATGTAtcactgaaaacagctgaacaaaccccctgaagcttgggatgacTTGCCTTCCACCCTGAAaacagagccctaccttaacaaagagttaaaaagtcaagtaataggcttgGAGTATGAGTAAACAacggaaaaaaaaacaaaccaaaaagaaacctcttactatagaaacttactttggtgacaaggaagatcaaaatacttaGTCAGAAGAACACAACAACGTTAAAGTTCCTACAGctaaaacctccaagaaaaacataaattgacctcaggccatggaagagctccacaagtattttgaaaataaagtaagagaagtagaggaaaaatggggatgagaaatgagcgtgatgcaagaaaatcatgaaaaatgagtcaactgCTTGCTAAAGGacatccaaaaaatactgaagaaaataacaccttaaaaagcagactaggccaaatgtTACAGGAAGCACAAAAtctgatgaggagaagaatgtcttagaaagaagaattggccgaataggaaataattctttaaaaattagaatggagcaaatggaagctaatgagtttatgagaaatcaagaaacaattaaacaaaaccaatggaatgaaaaaaaaatagaatacaatgtgaaatatctcatcagaaaaaacaactgaccttggaaaatagattcaggagagataatttaaaaaaaatattggagtAACTGAAAACCATGACCACCCCAAAATAATAGAgcttagacattatctttcaagaaattaccaaggaaaacttccctgatattccagaaccagagggtaaaatagaaattgaaagaatctactgattggctcctgaaagaaatccccaaatgaaaactcccaggaatattatagacaaattccagagttgccaagtcaaggagaaattatagCAAGTAGctagaaataaacaatttaaatatcatggagccacaatatTTAGccgcttctacattaaaggattgaagggcttcaaataaatattctggaaggcaaaggagctagaattacaaccaagaatcacctacctagcaaaactgaatataatccatgagtggaaaaatggatattcaatgagatagaggaatttcaaacattcttgagaaaagaccagaactaaatagaaaatttgactttcaaatataagactcaagagaagcatgaaaaggtaaacaggaaagagaaattacaagggatttattaaagttaaactgtttacattcttacatggaaagttGATATTTGTAAATCGTAAgtcctttctcattattagggtagttagaaggagtatgtatagacagagggcacaggtgtgagttgaacataaagggatgatatctaaaacataaaattaaagggtgagataGGAATGtagtggaagaaagagaaagggagaggcataATGCAATAAATTTCcccacataaaagagacaagaaaaaaaaaacttttagagtggaggggaagaagggggaggtgatagGGAGTGTTTGTCAGAATTCATTCAAAGAGGGCATAACATACTAGACAAATGGGTATAGGAAAGTAGTGGGAAGGAGAATAGGAAGGGGGAGGGTGGTCATAGAAGGTAGGGTAGTTTaggggagagggtagtcagaggcaaaatccttttaaaaagggacagggtgaaaggagagagaaaaaagaacaaacaggaggtagaataggatggagggaaatacactattacggaagtgttttgGATGACTACccatgcataacatatatcaaattgcttgccttctaagtgAGGTAGAGTAGGGAGAcaggtggtgggggagggagggagggagagaacttggaactcaaattttccagaatgaatgttaaaattatttttacacataactggggaaaaaatactaaattaaaaataaaattaaaaaatctaaatttagtgactcaaaaaaaccaaacatatgtacaaacacaatTTTACAATTGTACATTAACTCATAATCTTCcacttttttaatttgttttaaaaagtgtacatattgttttaaaatgtaattttggaaaaaagtaaaaactaaataaataattaaaaaagaaaaacatacagGGTTCATGTATTCCACAGACTTGAGAATCTTTGATgagtacatgcatatgtgtatttataacaAACAGAGAGGCCATGAAGTAATACTAACCACGTGTTTTCAATATCTATGCCTGTATATAAGAGAATAGGAAAGTCCTACACCAAAATGTTTATATTAACTGTCCATTCTTCTCCAGAGTTTACATTGCCACTTATCCTGCCCTCAGTGAATTTTACTAAAGAGCTTATGCTTTATCACTCAGCTTCAGTTAACTTTGCAATGTGAAGAGATCTCATGAAAAATCTGTTTctaaaaggatttcttctctgtctctgtctgtctgtgagtctgtctctctctgtctctgtctctctctgtctctctctgtctctctctctgtctctctctctctctctctttctctctccccctccttccttccctccttccctccctgccttccttccttcctttcttgtttacttttctttACATGTGTTCTATCACTTATCATGTACCTTTTCTCCAAGAGTCAATCCATCAAGGATCATTTGTGGAGTGTCTACCATGGCTAGGCACTGGAAAGTCTCAGGTCAAAGGATGTCAAGACTAATGGTGCAAATATTACAATATCATCCACaagcaagaggaagagagagacttcATTATACAGAGAGACTCTCTCCTCCGTTTGGACTTTATATA
Proteins encoded in this window:
- the LOC118853863 gene encoding LOW QUALITY PROTEIN: prohibitin-2-like (The sequence of the model RefSeq protein was modified relative to this genomic sequence to represent the inferred CDS: deleted 1 base in 1 codon) — its product is MAQNLKDFAGRLPAGPRGMGTALKLLFGAGAVAYGVRESVFTVEGGQRAIFFNRIGGVQQDTILSEGLHFKIPWFQYSIIYDIRARPRKISCPTGSKDLQMVNISLRVLSRPNALELPSTYQRLGLDYDERVLSSIVNEVLKSVVAKFNASQLITQRAQVSLLIRRELTEWAKDFSLILEDVAITKLSFSTEYTAAVEAKQVAQQEAQRAQFLVEKAKQEQRQKIVQAEGEPEAAKMLGEALSKNPGYIKLQKIRAAQNISKTIATSQNRIYLTAENLVLNLQDESFTRGSDSLIKGKK